In a genomic window of Flavobacterium lipolyticum:
- a CDS encoding pyruvate dehydrogenase complex E1 component subunit beta: MRTIQFREAICEAMSEEMRHDESIYLMGEEVAEYNGAYKASKGMLAEFGEKRVIDTPIAELGFTGIAVGSAMNGCRPIVEYMTFNFCLVGIDQIINNAAKMRQMTGGQFNVPIVFRGPTASAGQLGATHSQALENWFANTPGLKVVVPSTPYDAKGLLKSAIRDNDPVIFMESEQMYGDKGEVPDGEYTIPLGVADIKREGKDVTIVSFGKIIKEAFIAADELAKEGISCEIIDLRTVRPMDKETILASVRKTNRLVVLEEAWPFASISSEITYIVQEQAFDFLDAPIQRITTADAPAPYSPVLLKDWLPNAGDVVKAVKKVMYK; encoded by the coding sequence ATGAGAACAATACAATTTAGAGAGGCCATTTGTGAAGCGATGAGCGAAGAAATGCGTCACGATGAATCCATATATTTAATGGGCGAAGAAGTTGCAGAATACAACGGAGCTTACAAAGCTTCAAAAGGAATGCTTGCTGAGTTTGGTGAAAAAAGAGTAATCGATACTCCAATTGCTGAGCTTGGTTTTACAGGAATTGCAGTAGGATCAGCAATGAATGGCTGTCGTCCTATTGTTGAGTATATGACTTTCAACTTTTGTTTAGTAGGTATTGATCAAATTATAAATAATGCTGCTAAAATGCGTCAAATGACAGGTGGACAATTTAATGTGCCTATCGTTTTTCGTGGACCAACTGCTTCTGCAGGTCAATTAGGAGCAACTCACTCTCAAGCTTTAGAAAACTGGTTTGCTAATACTCCGGGACTTAAAGTGGTTGTGCCTTCAACTCCTTATGATGCAAAAGGACTTTTAAAATCTGCTATTCGTGATAATGATCCAGTAATTTTTATGGAATCTGAGCAAATGTATGGTGACAAAGGGGAGGTGCCGGACGGAGAATATACAATTCCATTAGGAGTTGCCGATATTAAACGTGAAGGAAAAGACGTTACAATTGTTTCTTTTGGTAAAATTATCAAAGAAGCTTTTATCGCTGCTGATGAATTGGCTAAAGAAGGAATCTCTTGTGAGATTATCGATTTAAGAACAGTTCGTCCAATGGATAAAGAAACTATTCTTGCTTCTGTAAGAAAAACAAACCGTTTAGTAGTTTTAGAAGAGGCTTGGCCATTTGCAAGTATTTCATCTGAGATTACTTATATCGTTCAGGAACAAGCATTCGATTTTCTTGATGCGCCAATTCAGCGTATTACGACTGCCGATGCACCTGCACCATATTCTCCTGTTTTACTAAAAGATTGGTTGCCAAATGCCGGTGATGTAGTAAAAGCAGTAAAGAAAGTAATGTACAAATAG
- a CDS encoding acyltransferase: MSITIESKNLNWTNNLRVLATISVIVVHVACDILYQYGHISNFTWWTGNVYDGLVRFCVPVFLMLTGALMLNKKYELNDFLRKKFSRIILPFLFWSLFYVLLTVRSEFLLESEKAFVDIFKRAFTLIIGGSSFHLWYIYMVIGIYLFIPILSKWIQNANEKEILYFLAIWIFALMINQPIFSKFRINVDLTYFTGFLGYLVLGYYLSVKSFQYDARRLKQISVLLLSFGAIITIFGTYFLSIAEDCFNEYFYGYLTFNVMLVSIGLFIFFKNSQITNPVLVRVIGFINKYSYGIYLVHILVLRFLVSSGIDYDFINPVLAIPITTLLCLFLSSFIIYAVNKLPYGQYISG, from the coding sequence ATGAGTATAACTATAGAAAGTAAGAATCTAAATTGGACAAATAATCTTAGAGTTTTAGCCACCATCAGCGTGATCGTAGTGCATGTAGCCTGTGATATTCTCTATCAGTACGGTCATATATCCAATTTTACCTGGTGGACAGGTAATGTTTACGACGGTCTTGTCCGTTTTTGTGTACCGGTTTTTTTGATGCTTACCGGAGCATTAATGCTGAACAAAAAATACGAACTGAATGATTTTCTGAGAAAAAAGTTCTCGAGAATTATTTTACCTTTCTTATTTTGGAGTCTTTTTTATGTTCTGTTAACGGTCAGAAGCGAATTTTTGTTAGAATCTGAAAAAGCATTTGTCGATATTTTTAAGCGTGCCTTTACACTTATTATCGGAGGGAGTTCCTTTCATTTATGGTATATTTATATGGTTATTGGGATTTATCTTTTTATCCCGATTCTCAGCAAGTGGATTCAGAATGCCAATGAAAAAGAGATATTGTATTTTCTGGCCATTTGGATTTTTGCTCTAATGATCAATCAGCCTATTTTTTCTAAGTTCAGAATCAATGTGGATCTGACTTATTTTACAGGTTTTTTAGGCTATCTGGTTTTGGGCTATTATTTGTCGGTCAAGTCATTTCAATACGATGCCCGAAGACTCAAACAGATTTCTGTACTCTTGCTTTCTTTTGGAGCCATTATCACCATTTTCGGGACTTATTTTCTGTCGATAGCAGAAGATTGTTTTAATGAATATTTCTATGGCTATCTGACTTTTAATGTGATGCTGGTCTCTATTGGATTGTTTATTTTCTTTAAAAATTCACAAATTACAAATCCGGTACTGGTACGGGTGATTGGTTTTATCAATAAATATAGTTACGGTATTTATCTGGTTCATATTTTGGTTTTGCGGTTTCTGGTGTCTTCAGGAATCGATTATGATTTTATAAATCCGGTTTTGGCTATTCCTATTACAACGTTATTGTGTTTGTTCCTTTCTTCTTTTATTATTTATGCGGTGAATAAACTTCCTTACGGGCAATACATTTCAGGGTAA
- a CDS encoding bifunctional nuclease family protein — MSLVKLSIKGISYSQTQNGAYALILNEVDGERKLPIVIGAFEAQSIAIALEKEIKPPRPLTHDLFRNFAERFDIVVKQVIIHKLVDGVFYSSLICERDKIEEIIDARTSDAIALALRFNAPIFTYKNILDKAGIYLKSNTAETDQGSQEIDDVLSNPETFGREEESNQSGDIYSKHSLQELNELLDQAVSQEDYEKAAKIRDEISKR; from the coding sequence ATGAGTCTAGTAAAATTATCTATAAAAGGAATTTCATACAGTCAAACTCAAAATGGCGCTTATGCCTTAATTTTGAATGAAGTTGATGGCGAAAGAAAATTGCCTATCGTTATTGGTGCTTTTGAAGCACAATCGATTGCTATTGCTCTGGAAAAAGAAATTAAACCTCCGCGTCCCTTAACGCACGATTTGTTCAGAAACTTCGCTGAAAGATTTGATATAGTCGTAAAACAAGTAATTATTCACAAACTTGTGGATGGTGTTTTTTATTCCAGTTTAATCTGCGAAAGAGACAAAATCGAAGAAATTATCGATGCCAGAACTTCTGACGCCATTGCATTGGCTTTGCGATTTAATGCTCCGATTTTTACTTACAAAAACATTCTGGACAAAGCGGGAATTTATTTAAAATCGAATACGGCAGAAACCGATCAGGGATCTCAGGAAATCGACGATGTACTTTCGAATCCGGAAACTTTTGGACGTGAAGAGGAAAGCAATCAATCCGGAGATATTTATTCCAAACATAGCTTACAGGAACTAAACGAACTTTTAGACCAGGCTGTTTCTCAGGAAGATTACGAAAAAGCAGCTAAAATTCGAGACGAAATTTCGAAAAGATAA
- a CDS encoding isoamylase early set domain-containing protein, with the protein MSLKKQFVKTKPVCKVTFTIDAKDANSAAVVGDFNNWNPEEGVLSKLKNGTFKATYDLVKDAIYEFKYVVDGVYENDPEADSYKWNDYAGSENSVLVV; encoded by the coding sequence ATGTCTTTAAAGAAACAGTTTGTAAAAACGAAACCCGTGTGTAAAGTCACCTTTACAATAGATGCAAAAGATGCAAATTCGGCGGCGGTTGTTGGGGATTTTAACAATTGGAATCCCGAGGAAGGAGTTTTAAGTAAATTGAAAAATGGAACTTTTAAAGCTACTTACGATTTGGTGAAAGACGCGATTTACGAATTTAAATACGTAGTGGACGGAGTGTATGAAAACGACCCGGAGGCGGATTCGTATAAGTGGAATGATTATGCCGGAAGCGAAAATAGCGTGTTGGTAGTATAA
- a CDS encoding electron transfer flavoprotein subunit beta/FixA family protein, with protein sequence MKILVCISHVPDTTSKINFSNGDSEFDTNGVQYVINPNDEFGLTRAIWFQEQQGATVTVVNVGGPDTEPTLRKALAIGANEAIRVNANPTDGFFVAKQLAEVIKNGGYDLVIAGKESLDYNGGMVPGMIAGILGSNFLNSCTSITVEGSNVKAVREIDGGKETVSTTLPLIIGGQKGLVEEKDLRIPNMRGIMTARTKALTILEPVDAPVNTKAVKFEKPAPKSAVKLVSPDNLDELINLLHNEAKVI encoded by the coding sequence ATGAAAATATTAGTTTGCATCAGCCATGTGCCTGATACTACTTCAAAAATTAACTTCTCCAATGGTGACTCAGAATTCGATACCAATGGTGTTCAATATGTAATTAATCCTAATGACGAGTTTGGTCTTACACGTGCAATCTGGTTTCAGGAGCAACAAGGCGCAACGGTAACAGTTGTAAATGTTGGAGGACCTGATACTGAGCCTACTTTACGTAAAGCTTTGGCAATTGGTGCAAACGAAGCGATTCGTGTAAATGCCAACCCAACTGATGGTTTTTTTGTTGCAAAACAATTGGCTGAAGTAATTAAAAATGGTGGTTATGATTTGGTAATTGCCGGAAAAGAATCTTTAGATTATAATGGTGGAATGGTTCCTGGGATGATTGCAGGAATTTTAGGTTCTAACTTTTTAAACTCTTGTACTTCGATCACTGTTGAAGGCAGTAATGTAAAAGCAGTTCGTGAAATCGATGGCGGAAAAGAAACTGTAAGCACTACTTTACCTTTAATCATTGGTGGTCAAAAAGGTCTTGTTGAAGAAAAAGACTTACGTATTCCAAACATGAGAGGAATCATGACAGCAAGAACAAAAGCGTTAACTATTCTAGAACCAGTTGATGCTCCGGTAAACACAAAAGCGGTAAAATTTGAAAAACCAGCTCCTAAATCAGCCGTAAAATTAGTTTCTCCTGATAATTTAGATGAATTAATCAATTTATTACACAACGAGGCTAAGGTGATCTAA
- a CDS encoding thymidylate synthase, translated as MKQYLDLVRHVLDNGCQKGDRTGTGTKSVFGYQMRFDLSEGFPMVTTKKLHLKSIIYELLWFLKGDTNVKYLQENGVKIWDAWADSNGDLGPVYGHQWRNWNSEEIDQISELITELKTNPNSRRMLVSAWNPSVLPDTKKSFEENVANNKAALPPCHAFFQFYVTSPDTEKGETKGKLSCQLYQRSADIFLGVPFNIASYALLTLMIAQVCELEPGEFIHTFGDAHIYNNHFEQLELQLTREPKPLPKMVLNPEIKNIFDFDYNDFTLLDYEPHAGIKGSVAV; from the coding sequence ATGAAGCAATACTTAGATTTGGTACGACACGTTTTAGACAACGGTTGCCAAAAAGGAGACAGAACAGGAACGGGAACCAAAAGTGTTTTTGGCTACCAAATGCGATTTGATTTAAGTGAAGGTTTCCCAATGGTTACCACCAAAAAACTACACCTAAAATCAATCATATATGAATTGCTTTGGTTCTTAAAAGGTGATACCAACGTAAAGTACCTTCAGGAAAACGGTGTAAAAATTTGGGATGCCTGGGCAGACTCTAATGGCGATTTAGGCCCTGTTTACGGACATCAATGGCGCAATTGGAACAGCGAAGAAATTGATCAGATCTCTGAATTAATTACTGAGTTAAAAACAAATCCAAACAGCCGAAGAATGCTGGTTTCAGCATGGAATCCTTCGGTCCTGCCGGATACTAAAAAATCATTTGAAGAAAATGTAGCCAACAACAAAGCAGCTTTACCTCCTTGCCATGCTTTCTTTCAATTTTATGTCACAAGTCCTGACACCGAAAAAGGAGAAACAAAAGGAAAACTTTCCTGCCAACTGTACCAGCGAAGTGCCGATATATTTTTGGGAGTTCCATTTAACATCGCCTCTTATGCTTTATTAACCTTGATGATTGCACAGGTTTGCGAATTGGAACCCGGAGAATTCATTCACACATTTGGAGATGCCCATATTTACAACAATCATTTTGAGCAATTAGAACTGCAACTTACACGTGAGCCGAAACCGTTACCTAAGATGGTTTTAAATCCGGAGATTAAAAACATTTTCGACTTTGATTACAATGACTTCACGCTTTTAGATTACGAACCGCATGCCGGCATAAAAGGAAGTGTTGCTGTATAA
- a CDS encoding DUF5686 and carboxypeptidase-like regulatory domain-containing protein — protein MKRIILLSLFFVLALVGGVAAQTKVSGIVLDKSNQPIPFANVVFKGSNTGIVSNEDGRFYLESPNTYTTLLVSSAGFSDREVTLEKAVNYDFKIVLSEAEALNEVVIFTGKTSKKNNPALDILRKIWERKRKNGLYQFSQYQMQKYEKVEFDMNTIDSAFMKNKLFKGMEFVFQHVDTSEVTGKTYLPIFISESLYDVYGDNKLKKTKENLTGNKTSGFNGNQQILSFVKDLYSDYNIYDNHLKFFDKSFTSPLSRTGIDVYNYVLKDSAYVDKKWCYNIVFYPRRKNELTFKGDFWVNDTTFAIKKINMAVTKSANINWVKDIYIEQEFEVENDSVFLLTRDYMMSDFALNKKEKSKGVYGKRTTLYKDHKFNLQKPESFYKQEVNFIDNSVYTKSDEFWNENRFEKLNKDEAGIYKMLDTLQTVKRFKQLYSLVSILGSGYVEFKNFDFGPIFSTFGYNEVEGLRLRAGGRTYFGPNDPWRIQAYTAYGFDDNKFKYGVSGKWMVDKKNRVIISGGNRRDIEQIGASLTTTNDILGRSFASSALFTTGSNGKLTNINLSNVSLEMEPLKNFVVQAGVSYRTLESASPTFSLDYYTTLPTAANPAGVIANKVTQSEANIQFEFMPNRKTIGFGVERNIVDSPFSHFFINFSYGLKGVLNSDFAYQKVQLFYKQPIIIGPLGRSNIIIETGKTFGTIPLGLMSVIPGNQTYFTIENTFSNLNFYEFVTDQYTTLQWNHDFGGRLFARIPFMRKLNWREFVGVRAVHGTISDANRAINASGLPYNAPENVYWEYNAGIGNIFKVFRLDFSWRGNYLNMPDASKFAIKGSFGFYF, from the coding sequence ATGAAAAGAATAATTTTACTCAGCTTATTTTTTGTACTCGCACTAGTGGGTGGCGTTGCTGCACAAACTAAAGTGAGTGGAATTGTTTTAGACAAATCGAATCAGCCGATTCCGTTTGCCAATGTTGTTTTTAAAGGATCGAATACGGGAATTGTTTCGAATGAAGATGGACGTTTTTATCTCGAATCGCCTAATACTTACACGACCTTATTAGTAAGTTCGGCAGGATTTTCAGATCGGGAGGTTACGCTGGAAAAAGCCGTAAACTATGACTTTAAGATCGTTTTAAGCGAAGCTGAAGCACTGAATGAAGTCGTTATTTTTACCGGAAAAACCTCTAAGAAAAACAATCCTGCGCTGGATATTCTGAGAAAAATCTGGGAACGTAAACGTAAGAACGGACTGTACCAATTCAGTCAGTATCAAATGCAGAAGTATGAAAAAGTCGAGTTTGATATGAACACGATTGATAGTGCTTTTATGAAGAATAAACTCTTCAAAGGAATGGAATTTGTGTTCCAGCATGTTGATACATCAGAAGTTACCGGGAAAACGTATCTGCCAATTTTTATTAGTGAATCTCTTTATGATGTGTACGGAGATAATAAATTAAAGAAAACAAAGGAGAATCTGACCGGAAATAAAACTTCAGGGTTTAATGGTAATCAGCAGATTTTGTCTTTTGTAAAAGATCTGTACTCGGATTATAATATTTACGACAATCACCTTAAATTTTTCGATAAGAGCTTTACAAGTCCGCTTTCCAGAACCGGAATTGACGTCTACAATTATGTTTTAAAAGACAGTGCATATGTCGATAAAAAATGGTGTTATAATATTGTTTTTTATCCAAGACGTAAAAATGAACTGACTTTTAAAGGGGATTTTTGGGTAAACGATACCACTTTTGCGATCAAAAAAATTAATATGGCCGTTACTAAAAGTGCCAATATTAACTGGGTAAAAGACATTTATATCGAACAGGAATTTGAGGTAGAGAATGATTCTGTATTTCTTCTGACCCGTGATTATATGATGTCTGATTTTGCTTTGAACAAAAAGGAAAAATCAAAAGGGGTTTACGGAAAGCGAACCACATTATATAAAGATCATAAATTCAATCTTCAGAAACCGGAAAGTTTTTATAAACAGGAAGTTAATTTTATTGATAATTCTGTCTATACGAAATCGGATGAGTTTTGGAATGAAAACCGTTTTGAAAAACTCAATAAGGATGAGGCGGGTATTTATAAAATGCTCGACACGTTGCAAACTGTCAAAAGATTCAAGCAACTCTATAGCTTAGTTTCTATTCTGGGAAGTGGTTATGTTGAGTTTAAGAATTTCGATTTTGGACCTATCTTTTCAACATTCGGTTATAATGAAGTTGAAGGATTGCGATTGCGTGCAGGAGGAAGGACATATTTTGGCCCGAACGACCCTTGGCGTATACAAGCCTATACAGCATATGGTTTTGACGATAATAAATTCAAATACGGAGTTTCCGGAAAATGGATGGTGGACAAGAAAAACCGTGTCATTATCTCTGGAGGAAACAGGCGCGATATCGAACAAATTGGTGCAAGTTTAACGACTACCAATGATATTTTAGGACGAAGTTTTGCTTCTTCCGCCTTATTTACCACAGGAAGTAATGGAAAATTGACGAACATAAATCTGAGCAATGTTTCCCTTGAAATGGAGCCTCTTAAGAATTTTGTTGTTCAGGCCGGAGTTTCCTATAGAACTTTAGAATCGGCTTCTCCTACTTTTAGTTTAGACTATTATACTACTTTGCCAACAGCGGCAAATCCGGCTGGTGTAATAGCCAATAAGGTAACGCAGTCAGAAGCGAACATTCAGTTTGAGTTTATGCCTAATCGTAAAACTATCGGTTTTGGAGTAGAGCGAAATATTGTTGACAGTCCTTTTAGTCATTTCTTTATTAATTTTAGTTATGGTTTAAAAGGGGTTTTAAACAGTGATTTTGCTTATCAAAAAGTTCAATTGTTTTATAAGCAGCCTATTATCATTGGCCCGTTAGGAAGATCCAATATTATCATTGAAACGGGAAAAACCTTTGGTACAATTCCGCTGGGATTAATGAGTGTAATACCCGGAAACCAGACTTATTTTACTATCGAGAACACATTCAGTAACTTAAATTTCTACGAGTTTGTAACCGATCAGTATACTACTTTACAATGGAATCATGATTTTGGAGGAAGGCTGTTTGCAAGAATTCCATTCATGAGAAAATTAAACTGGAGAGAATTTGTAGGAGTGAGAGCGGTACATGGAACCATTTCGGATGCCAATCGTGCCATTAATGCTTCGGGCTTACCTTATAATGCACCCGAAAATGTGTATTGGGAATACAATGCCGGAATTGGAAATATATTCAAAGTATTTCGTCTTGACTTCTCCTGGAGAGGGAATTACCTCAATATGCCGGATGCAAGCAAATTTGCGATAAAAGGTTCATTTGGTTTTTATTTTTAG
- a CDS encoding electron transfer flavoprotein subunit alpha/FixB family protein, which produces MSILIYAESAEGKFKKVAFELASYAKKVAETLGTTVTALTVNISDVSELSKYGVDKVLKVNNDKLAGFTAKAYADVIKQAAEKEATKVVLLSSTTDSIYLSSLVAVALNAGFASNVVGLPVSTSPFQVKRNAFSNKAFNITEITTEVKVLGLAKNSYGIFESAGSATEEDFNPTIGDNDFGVKVESVEKVTGKVSIADADVVVSGGRGLKGPENWGLVEDLASVLGAATACSKPVSDLGWRPHSEHVGQTGKPVATNLYIAIGISGAIQHIAGINSSKVKVVINNDPEAPFFKVADYGVVGDAFEIVPQLIEKLKAFKAQHS; this is translated from the coding sequence ATGTCAATATTAATATATGCAGAATCTGCAGAAGGAAAATTTAAAAAAGTAGCTTTTGAACTAGCTTCTTACGCTAAAAAAGTAGCCGAAACTTTAGGAACAACTGTTACCGCTTTAACCGTAAACATTAGTGACGTTAGCGAATTATCAAAATACGGAGTTGATAAAGTATTAAAAGTAAACAACGATAAATTAGCCGGTTTTACTGCTAAGGCTTATGCCGATGTGATCAAACAAGCCGCTGAAAAAGAAGCTACAAAAGTAGTTTTACTTTCTTCTACAACAGACAGTATCTACCTTTCATCATTAGTAGCTGTAGCTTTAAACGCTGGTTTCGCTTCAAATGTGGTTGGATTGCCGGTTAGCACTTCTCCTTTTCAGGTAAAAAGAAATGCTTTCTCTAACAAAGCTTTCAATATTACTGAAATCACTACAGAGGTAAAAGTTCTTGGTCTTGCTAAAAACTCTTACGGAATTTTCGAAAGTGCAGGATCTGCAACCGAAGAAGATTTCAACCCAACAATTGGAGACAACGATTTTGGAGTAAAAGTAGAATCTGTAGAAAAAGTAACCGGAAAAGTTTCTATCGCTGATGCTGATGTCGTAGTTTCAGGCGGACGTGGACTAAAAGGCCCTGAAAACTGGGGATTAGTTGAAGATCTTGCTTCTGTATTAGGCGCCGCAACAGCTTGTTCTAAACCGGTTTCTGACTTAGGATGGAGACCTCACAGCGAGCACGTTGGACAAACCGGAAAACCGGTTGCCACTAATTTATACATTGCAATAGGAATTTCTGGTGCTATTCAGCACATTGCAGGTATCAACTCATCAAAAGTAAAAGTGGTAATCAACAACGATCCTGAAGCTCCTTTCTTTAAAGTAGCTGATTACGGAGTAGTTGGAGATGCTTTCGAAATTGTACCGCAATTAATTGAGAAATTAAAAGCTTTTAAAGCACAACATTCTTAA